In Flavobacterium endoglycinae, one DNA window encodes the following:
- the ligD gene encoding DNA ligase D yields the protein MSLSKYQQKRDFKQTREPKGEIEKSANELIFVVQKHAASHLHYDFRLEMDGVLKSWAVPKGPSMDPEVKRLAMMVEDHPYSYKDFEGTIPEGNYGAGNVIVWDNGTYTSDEKTASDEKQLLSDLKKGRLSFILKGKKLKGEFSLVKLHGKQENAWLLIKKDDKYADSDIDILEKDKSVISKRSLEQLEEKSKKAASKAEKTTAKPVETTSAKTKTSKKSEKAEFLKPMLASVKEKPFDDEEWIFEKKYDGYRTIAVINRHEVELLSRNEISFNANFKPIAEELKKLDHTVVLDGEVVVENDAGRADFQLLQNYMKTGIGNLKYYVFDLLNLDGNIITELSLLERKELLKILFNKYDFSNIHYSEHTIGDGIKQFEKAAKNKTEGIIAKKADSTYTVNRRSSNWVKIKTANEEEAIIIGITEPKNSRKYFGAILLGQYDGKTLTYIGKCGTGFTETVLKDLYTQLKPYFIDKSPLNEKVPLRDKIQWVKPKVVCQVKFSEWTQDQNLRHPVYLGIRIDKKAEEVFLSSPNQNKTQLNPEEMIDLKDHKTEIKTENDYDLKVGKTVLHLTNQNKVYFPKDNITKGDIIHYYDEVSSLILPYLKDRPESMNRFPNGIDGPSFYQKDVDVDKIPSWLKTKKVFSESNNANIDYLICNNKETLLYMANLGCIEMNPWNSTIKHIHNPDWLVIDLDPADDDFTKVVKTALVVKEVLDELETECLCKTSGASGLHIYIPLGAQYDYDSIKILGELIAQEVQSRIPDITSIERSIKKRKNKLYIDFLQNRRGQTLAAPYSVRPKPGATVSTPLEWSEVNDKLHPSQFTIKNVLKRFEKKGDLWTPVLSKGANIKKIIHKLEENQNELKSN from the coding sequence ATGTCACTGTCTAAATACCAACAAAAAAGAGATTTTAAACAAACCCGCGAACCAAAAGGGGAAATTGAGAAATCAGCAAACGAATTGATTTTTGTGGTGCAGAAACACGCCGCATCGCATCTTCATTACGATTTTAGGTTAGAAATGGATGGTGTACTTAAAAGCTGGGCTGTGCCAAAAGGACCGTCAATGGATCCAGAAGTAAAACGTCTGGCTATGATGGTAGAAGATCATCCGTACAGTTATAAAGATTTTGAAGGCACGATTCCTGAAGGAAATTATGGTGCCGGAAATGTGATTGTTTGGGATAATGGAACGTATACTTCTGATGAAAAAACGGCTTCAGACGAAAAGCAGTTATTAAGCGATTTAAAAAAAGGGCGTCTGAGTTTTATTCTAAAAGGAAAAAAACTTAAAGGCGAATTTTCATTGGTCAAACTTCATGGAAAACAGGAAAATGCGTGGCTTTTGATTAAAAAAGACGATAAATACGCTGATTCGGATATTGATATTTTAGAAAAAGACAAATCCGTTATTTCGAAAAGAAGTCTGGAACAATTGGAAGAAAAATCCAAAAAAGCAGCTTCAAAAGCCGAAAAAACTACCGCAAAACCAGTTGAAACAACATCTGCTAAAACAAAGACCAGCAAAAAATCTGAAAAAGCCGAATTTTTAAAACCCATGCTTGCTTCTGTAAAAGAAAAACCTTTTGACGATGAAGAATGGATTTTTGAAAAGAAATATGATGGCTATCGAACTATTGCCGTTATTAATCGGCATGAAGTAGAATTATTGAGCAGAAATGAAATTTCATTTAATGCGAATTTCAAGCCCATTGCCGAAGAATTAAAAAAATTAGATCATACCGTAGTTCTGGACGGTGAGGTTGTAGTAGAAAATGATGCCGGAAGAGCCGATTTTCAACTCCTTCAAAACTATATGAAAACTGGAATTGGAAACTTAAAATATTACGTTTTTGATTTACTCAATTTAGACGGAAATATCATAACCGAATTGTCGCTTTTAGAACGAAAAGAACTCCTGAAGATTCTTTTTAATAAATACGATTTTTCGAATATTCATTATTCTGAACACACGATTGGCGACGGTATTAAACAGTTTGAAAAAGCCGCTAAAAACAAAACCGAAGGAATTATTGCTAAAAAAGCCGACAGCACTTACACCGTTAATAGAAGAAGCAGCAATTGGGTGAAAATAAAAACAGCCAACGAAGAAGAAGCCATTATTATTGGAATTACAGAACCTAAAAATTCCCGAAAATATTTTGGCGCCATTCTGCTTGGACAATATGATGGCAAAACGCTAACATATATTGGAAAATGCGGTACGGGATTTACAGAAACTGTTCTTAAAGACCTTTACACGCAGCTTAAACCGTATTTTATAGATAAATCTCCGCTTAACGAAAAAGTACCTTTACGCGATAAAATTCAATGGGTTAAACCGAAAGTCGTTTGCCAAGTGAAATTTTCAGAATGGACACAAGACCAGAATTTAAGACATCCGGTTTATCTCGGAATCCGAATTGATAAAAAGGCAGAAGAAGTTTTTTTATCCTCTCCAAATCAAAACAAAACACAACTCAATCCTGAAGAAATGATAGATTTAAAAGACCATAAAACGGAAATCAAAACAGAAAATGATTATGATTTAAAAGTAGGAAAAACAGTTCTGCATCTTACCAATCAAAACAAAGTTTATTTTCCGAAGGACAATATTACCAAAGGCGACATTATTCACTATTATGATGAAGTTTCTTCGTTGATTCTGCCCTATTTAAAAGACCGTCCAGAATCGATGAACCGCTTTCCTAACGGAATTGACGGTCCTAGTTTTTATCAGAAAGACGTTGATGTCGATAAGATTCCGTCGTGGCTGAAAACCAAAAAAGTCTTTTCAGAATCGAATAATGCCAATATTGATTATTTGATCTGCAACAACAAAGAAACATTGCTTTATATGGCCAATTTAGGCTGTATAGAGATGAATCCGTGGAACTCTACTATCAAACATATTCACAATCCTGATTGGCTGGTTATTGATTTAGATCCTGCAGATGATGATTTTACAAAAGTTGTAAAAACAGCTCTTGTCGTTAAAGAAGTTTTAGACGAACTGGAAACCGAATGTTTATGCAAAACTTCTGGAGCTTCTGGACTTCACATTTACATTCCGCTTGGAGCGCAGTATGATTATGACTCTATTAAAATTTTAGGCGAATTAATTGCCCAGGAAGTCCAATCTCGAATTCCGGATATTACTTCGATTGAACGAAGCATTAAAAAGAGAAAAAACAAACTGTATATCGATTTTCTACAAAACCGTCGCGGACAAACTTTGGCAGCGCCTTATTCAGTGCGTCCAAAACCAGGTGCAACTGTTTCAACTCCGTTGGAATGGAGCGAGGTGAATGATAAACTGCATCCTTCTCAATTTACCATTAAAAATGTGCTGAAACGTTTTGAGAAAAAAGGCGATTTATGGACGCCTGTTTTATCAAAAGGTGCCAATATTAAAAAGATCATTCACAAATTAGAAGAAAATCAAAACGAATTAAAATCCAATTAA
- a CDS encoding TonB-dependent receptor plug domain-containing protein codes for MKKIYIAVLTVICTNFYAQTKRDSITEMDEVIINENRFSTPISKQNRNVYVISSADIKKLPGRTLQEVLQYANGVDIRQRGPFGSQADISVDGGSFEQTVVLLNGAKVIDSQTAHNMLNLPLPVEVIERIEILRGPAARTFGINSLTGAINIITKKPTDSGILVSTYAGSNFEKNTEGNGDTFYGTGVQAGAVLGKEKQQHSIFASHDKSNGYRYNTAFENNKIFYQGNVQLNDSNEILGSAGYINNGFGANAFYAAPGDKNSTERVQTTFANLQSRHSITDSWKIMPRVSYRYNYDDYRYLGNSNLNVGRSQHYTNSIAAELNSTVKLSKGEIGFGAEFRNEDIHSSNIGDHDRENVGLYAEYRTSFFERLNINLGTYLNYNSDYKWQIYPGIDASYEITDSFKIIGNVGTSQRIPSFTDLYLKQTGNIGNANLDSENAFQSEIGFKYNKKTFTFNANYFYRKITNYIDWMRNLTTVPWQSQNTGDLSTNGINLRGTYRIDFSRDSRLNINLGYSYLDSDFKSSRTEIYSKYLISSLKHQVTNTIDYQYRDLSILFATRFNERITGPSYWINDFRVSQSIKKFTIFLDAQNIFNATYYEVGVIPLPSRWFSLGAKFVTF; via the coding sequence ATGAAAAAAATCTATATTGCTGTTTTAACAGTGATTTGTACTAATTTTTACGCACAGACCAAAAGAGATTCCATTACCGAAATGGATGAAGTTATAATTAATGAAAACCGTTTCAGTACGCCAATTTCAAAACAAAACCGAAATGTATATGTGATTTCGAGTGCCGATATTAAAAAACTGCCGGGAAGAACGCTTCAGGAAGTATTGCAATATGCAAACGGAGTAGATATTAGACAAAGAGGACCTTTTGGAAGTCAAGCCGATATAAGCGTAGACGGAGGAAGTTTTGAGCAAACTGTTGTTCTTTTAAACGGAGCTAAAGTAATCGATTCGCAGACAGCGCACAATATGCTGAACCTGCCGCTGCCAGTAGAAGTGATCGAAAGAATTGAAATCCTTCGCGGACCAGCAGCAAGAACTTTCGGAATCAACAGTTTAACGGGAGCAATTAATATCATTACCAAAAAGCCTACCGATTCTGGAATTTTAGTAAGTACGTATGCCGGTTCTAATTTTGAAAAGAATACAGAAGGAAACGGAGATACTTTTTACGGAACAGGCGTTCAGGCAGGAGCAGTTTTAGGGAAAGAAAAACAACAGCATTCTATTTTTGCTTCTCATGATAAAAGCAACGGATACCGCTACAATACGGCTTTTGAAAACAATAAGATATTCTATCAGGGAAATGTACAGCTTAATGATTCTAATGAAATTTTAGGATCTGCAGGTTATATTAATAATGGTTTTGGTGCGAATGCTTTTTATGCGGCGCCGGGTGATAAAAACTCTACAGAAAGAGTGCAAACTACTTTTGCGAATTTACAATCGAGACATTCTATTACAGACAGCTGGAAAATTATGCCGAGAGTAAGTTACCGTTACAATTATGATGATTACCGTTATTTAGGTAATTCTAATTTAAATGTGGGAAGAAGCCAGCATTACACCAATTCGATTGCAGCTGAATTGAACTCAACAGTGAAGTTGTCTAAAGGTGAAATTGGTTTTGGTGCAGAGTTTAGAAACGAAGATATTCATTCGTCGAATATTGGCGATCATGACCGAGAAAACGTAGGGTTGTATGCGGAATACAGAACAAGTTTCTTCGAAAGATTAAATATTAATCTGGGAACTTATTTAAATTATAATTCGGATTACAAATGGCAGATTTATCCGGGAATCGATGCTAGTTATGAAATCACAGATTCGTTTAAAATTATTGGAAATGTAGGAACAAGCCAGAGAATTCCATCTTTTACGGATTTGTATTTAAAACAAACCGGAAACATTGGAAATGCTAATTTGGATTCTGAAAATGCTTTTCAGAGCGAAATTGGATTTAAATACAATAAAAAGACATTTACTTTTAATGCGAATTATTTTTATAGAAAAATTACCAATTATATCGACTGGATGCGTAATCTCACAACAGTGCCATGGCAGAGCCAGAATACCGGAGATTTAAGCACAAACGGAATCAATCTTCGTGGGACATACAGAATTGATTTTTCAAGAGATTCAAGATTGAATATCAATTTAGGATATTCGTATTTAGATTCGGATTTTAAAAGCTCTCGTACAGAGATTTATTCAAAATATTTGATTTCGTCTTTAAAACATCAAGTAACAAATACAATTGATTACCAATACAGAGATTTATCAATATTGTTTGCTACTCGTTTTAATGAGAGAATTACCGGACCATCTTACTGGATTAATGATTTTAGAGTAAGCCAGTCCATCAAGAAATTTACAATCTTCTTAGACGCTCAAAATATATTCAATGCCACTTATTATGAAGTAGGAGTAATTCCGCTTCCTTCAAGATGGTTTAGTTTAGGCGCAAAGTTTGTCACTTTTTAA
- a CDS encoding aminotransferase-like domain-containing protein produces the protein MDSPVEIPFKSFIQLKPEENTALYLQIVFEFIKAIQTGFLPEGTKLPGTRILCKVLAVNRNTLIKAFQDLESQGWIETLPNKGTFILSQQKQKNKTDFMAAKEITAETNIGFSFQRSTILENPTEISNLPYQFNDGMPDLRLMQTDVLARLYVSKLKRRKTFKAYEQIQLRSHLNFKTHFSNYLNLTRGIRISTSNLLTTSSHEIALYLVTKVLIAPVDKVVVASPGYYMSNMTLTNTGAQIISIPVNEDGIDTKRLKEICETSVIRVLYLTSSYHYPTTIPLSAKKRMEVLELANQYGFVILEDDYDFDFHYDNNPVLPLAAFDSNQKVVYIGSFGKSLPSGFSYGFVAAPSEFIKELEKHQNILEPGIDVLKEQVLTEWITEGEVHRLSKKNKKIYKERRDQFISILNEKLNGSITFKIPPRGLAIWVEWLDHFNLITFQKECSDKGLFLPKTILYQTKNLTATRLGFGHLEKEEMEKAISILKECLEIITH, from the coding sequence ATGGATAGTCCGGTTGAAATTCCTTTTAAAAGCTTTATTCAGCTTAAGCCAGAAGAAAACACTGCTCTTTACCTACAGATCGTTTTTGAGTTTATAAAGGCTATACAAACCGGATTTTTACCCGAAGGAACCAAACTTCCCGGAACCCGTATTTTATGCAAAGTACTAGCCGTCAATCGAAATACTCTAATCAAAGCTTTTCAGGATTTGGAATCACAAGGCTGGATTGAAACGCTTCCCAACAAAGGAACTTTTATTTTATCGCAGCAAAAGCAAAAAAATAAAACCGATTTTATGGCAGCAAAAGAAATTACGGCAGAAACCAATATTGGCTTCAGCTTTCAGCGTTCCACTATTCTTGAAAATCCAACCGAAATAAGCAATCTCCCGTATCAATTCAATGACGGAATGCCTGATTTACGTTTAATGCAGACCGATGTTCTGGCAAGATTATATGTTTCGAAATTAAAAAGACGAAAAACATTCAAAGCGTATGAACAGATACAGCTTCGCTCGCATTTAAATTTTAAAACGCATTTTTCGAATTATCTCAATCTTACACGCGGTATTCGCATTTCGACATCAAATCTTCTTACGACCAGCAGCCACGAAATTGCTTTGTATCTTGTGACCAAAGTGCTTATTGCACCCGTCGACAAAGTAGTTGTAGCTTCTCCGGGCTATTATATGTCAAATATGACTTTAACCAATACTGGAGCACAGATTATTTCTATTCCTGTTAATGAAGACGGAATCGACACCAAACGTTTAAAAGAAATCTGCGAAACTTCTGTTATTCGGGTTTTATACCTCACTTCGAGTTACCATTATCCCACCACCATTCCGCTCAGCGCTAAAAAACGAATGGAAGTTCTGGAACTTGCAAATCAATACGGATTTGTAATTTTAGAAGACGATTATGATTTTGATTTTCATTACGATAATAATCCCGTTTTGCCTTTAGCCGCTTTCGATTCTAACCAGAAAGTGGTTTATATTGGTTCTTTTGGGAAATCGCTTCCTTCGGGTTTCAGTTACGGTTTTGTCGCGGCACCTTCTGAATTTATTAAAGAACTCGAAAAACATCAAAACATTCTCGAACCTGGAATCGACGTCTTAAAAGAACAAGTTTTAACCGAATGGATTACCGAAGGAGAAGTGCATCGTCTTTCTAAAAAAAACAAAAAAATCTACAAAGAGCGCCGTGACCAGTTTATATCCATTCTCAACGAAAAACTAAACGGCAGTATTACCTTTAAAATTCCACCACGCGGACTGGCAATCTGGGTCGAATGGCTGGATCATTTCAATCTGATTACGTTTCAAAAAGAATGTTCAGACAAAGGTTTGTTTTTGCCTAAAACCATATTGTATCAAACCAAAAATCTTACTGCCACTCGTTTAGGTTTCGGACATTTAGAAAAAGAAGAAATGGAAAAAGCGATTTCTATTCTAAAAGAATGTCTTGAAATAATCACACACTAA
- the ku gene encoding non-homologous end joining protein Ku has product MRSIWTGSVSFGLINIPIKMFSAVQESSLDMDMLDAKDHANIKFKRVNENTGKEVDYANIVKGYNLEGKYVILEDSDFEAADAIKTKTIDIESFAFEKEIESIYYEQPYYLEPDKGAMNAYGLLRDALQASGKVGVTRFVLRNKESLAILKPYKNVIVLNRIRFEQEIRGTDELKLPAMSKKSTKEMDMAEKLIDQLTEKFDISGFKDEYTAKLLNIIKKKAKGKPQKAAPKMKVVHKQNDDLMSMLKASLETKKKKSS; this is encoded by the coding sequence ATGAGATCAATTTGGACAGGTTCAGTAAGTTTTGGATTAATTAATATTCCTATAAAAATGTTTTCGGCAGTGCAGGAGAGCAGTCTTGATATGGATATGCTGGATGCAAAAGACCATGCGAATATAAAATTCAAACGTGTCAATGAAAACACAGGAAAAGAAGTTGATTATGCCAATATCGTAAAAGGCTACAATTTAGAAGGTAAATATGTCATTCTGGAAGATTCTGATTTTGAAGCGGCAGATGCCATAAAAACCAAAACTATTGATATTGAAAGTTTTGCTTTCGAAAAAGAAATCGAAAGTATCTACTACGAACAACCATATTACCTTGAACCCGACAAAGGTGCTATGAATGCGTATGGCTTATTGCGCGATGCGTTGCAAGCTTCTGGAAAAGTGGGGGTTACGCGATTTGTATTGCGAAACAAGGAAAGTCTGGCGATTTTAAAACCGTATAAAAATGTAATTGTTTTAAACAGAATCCGTTTTGAACAGGAAATTCGAGGAACTGATGAATTAAAATTGCCTGCCATGTCTAAAAAATCAACTAAAGAAATGGATATGGCCGAAAAATTAATCGATCAGCTGACTGAGAAATTTGATATTTCAGGTTTTAAAGACGAATATACTGCTAAACTTTTGAATATTATTAAAAAGAAAGCCAAAGGAAAACCACAAAAAGCAGCTCCAAAAATGAAAGTTGTTCACAAACAAAACGACGATTTAATGTCGATGTTAAAAGCTAGTCTTGAAACGAAAAAGAAAAAATCCTCTTAA